The Hordeum vulgare subsp. vulgare chromosome 7H, MorexV3_pseudomolecules_assembly, whole genome shotgun sequence DNA window catgtcaacatagtaaaaaaataaaattaaagacAAAGTTAAGAAAATGTAAGGAAAATAATTTATGGAAAACCCGGCTATGAACAATTGAATTAAAAGCTCATGCCTTTCTATGGCACGTTTTCATGTCCTCGATTTAGTGTGAGTTTGAAATAAAATTCAAGTGGCCCTCAACTGGAAGTTTAAGGAAAATATATGGAAAACCGTGATTTTTTTTATTCAATATCTGTaacatattttttaaatattttaatagGTATTTATACATTTATATAACTGCATACACTATTTTTATGACATTTATAAGTTCACTACGTTGAAATACAAGTAGTACAAATCAATGAAAAAAAAGGAGCTCCTATTTTGTAAGTAGGCCCATGTCCTATAAGCCATATTGAGCCTAGTCCGGATGCAAGCAGGCCATGTTACCAAATGTGACCCCTTGGATCAGCCGAAAGTAGAGACGAGATGTCTACTCGaaatgtccccccccccccccccccccctcttttaaaATGCCGTGCAGTCCTATACTTACAGAGCTAAAACACTCCAGATGCAACATATTGTATGGACCGAGCCAACTTTATTTGAAGTGGAAAACCTTAAAAACAGTTTAACTATCTTCAGATGTTTAGAAAATATACCTGATGGCTTTCTCTAAAAATACAAAATACAAAGATTGCATATAAAATGGGTAAGAAATTAGACAACTTCAACTTCGAGATGTTTGCTTGTATTTTGTGGcatccatgcccttttaattcacCCATAATTGATTTACAAGTgacgaacatcatcatcatcaacaccatAGTCCTTTTATGAACATCATCTAATTCATCTTACTAAAACCAAAACTAGAACAAGGAACATAAATCAAGATGATAGGTAGATGAGTGGCTGGTACTCCACCACTATGTGTCCAAGAGAAAAAGGAAGCAACAGACcgaacaaaaaaaattcaaaacttgTTGTAAGCGATCAGTCTAATCGACGAGTACCAAGTCGTCGTCTGTGAATATCTGGTTGTACGACGAGTCCATGTCGTGcacgacgagcttctcagcgatgACGGCGGCGCTGGTGGCATTGTTGAACAGGTAGACCCCCGCCGCCGCGTAAATGGCCTCCGTCGGGTACGCCCTCGACGTCGCCGTCAACCTCCCGCCCATCACGAAGCTCTGCACGATGGAGTGATCCACGAGCACCCTGACGGAAAAATCCTCGCCGTCGAGCACCGGCACCGTGCTACCCACCACCTCCTTCGCCACATCGGTAGCATGCGACGACCGCAACTCATCGTGGCAGAAGTGCGTTCGAAGGCCGCCGTCGAGGCCCTTGGACACATAAAAGTACACCGCCGTCTGTTCGGTCAGGGCGGCGTTGGCGAGGACGAGAATGCCGAAGGGGCCAAGTGCGCCGCGGGTGGCAGCGCCGCCGTTGGTGGTGCAGTTGTAGCCGACGTCGGCCTCGTTGAGGGCCTCAATTGTTGAGGCGTTGAGGCGGAAGGATGCCTCGATGTCGAGTTGGGAGGTCTGGTGGAGGGGGAGGGAgacgacggagccggcgccgacagTGATGCCGCTCAGATCGGTGGTGTTGATGCGGAGGGTGTCGAGCTCCTCCACCGGCCATTGGATGAGGTTCGCCCGTGTCTTCTCGTCAAGCTCCACCGTCCTCGGAATCGACTGCAAACACATCACACACCATTAATCCAATATAATCCAACGGTGCAGCAAATGACGACTAACAGTGATGTCGATGATGGTTACCTGGAGGTTGGCCCAGCCCTTGGCGGCGTCGGCGGTCCAGGAGTCGGTCTCGACGACGTACCCCCACACGATCCGCCGCTGCTTCACGGGGTCGTAGAAGGACTTGGACGCGTCGTACCTGCCATAGTCGTAGCGCAGGGCGACACCGAGCTCCAGCCCGGCGTCGATGGGCGTCCATGTGTTGGCCGCCGCGTCGAACCTCCCGAGCGCGTAATAGTCTCGCCGGTCGTCGTCGCTGCTCTCTTTCAGCACGTACAGCACGCCCTCCGCCGTCGAGTTGTACATGTCGCTGGCCTTGCGGCCGCCGCCCACGGCGTACATGTCGATGCACTCGTACATGCCGGTGCCGGCGAGGCCGCGGTACAGGTACCCTGGGATCATCTCGTAGCTGACGAAGTCCTTGGTCTTGTACGTGAAGACGACGCCGGAGTGGTCGGAGTCGTTCTTGGACCCGATGATGATGCGCCACGTGTTGTCGGAGCTGTCGAACCACGCCGTCGTTGGGTCGCGGTAGTCCTTCATGCCGATGCCGGGCGGCGGGAACACGACGGGGTTGGCCGGGTGCTTCACCCATTCGCGGAGGAGGGGGTCGCTTGGGTCGGCGGCCTCTGCGAGGCAGGTCACCTGCGCGAAGGTCTCGGTGTTGCCGGTGTAGAGGAGGATGACCCTGCCGTCGGGGAGCACCGTGATGGAGCCGGTGAGGACGCCCTCGATGTCGTACCAGTGGTCGGGCACCATGGCCAGCGGGAGGTGGCGCCAGTGGACCATGTCCCGTGACACGGCGTGGCCCCATGAGATGTTGCCCCATCCAGTGCCCCCGGGGTTGTGCTGGTAGAAGAAGTGGTACCATCCTCTGTAGTACACCGGACCTGCAGAGGACGACGATGCATTTCAGCGAAAATGGTCTTCTAATCCTGAGCATATATGCACCCGGATAAACGGTAAATCGATACTCCAAAATGGTCTGAAAACTAGTCTTTTTGAAGCATCAATTTTATCTTTTTTTTGCCCTGACCTCCTCAAATCAAATATAATTTCACCCTGAGTTTTCGTACGGAGGTAAAACATTCATCAATGTTCATAAAAAAACAATCCAGAATTTGTTGATTTTTTTCTAATATTTACTGTTCAACCTGGTGCAATTTGGAACTCTGTCTGAGTTTCAGTTCATATATTCCGCACAGGACACAGAATTACTGAACATGAATAATCGATTGGGAGGATTCGGGGTGGAGCGTGTAGTAGTACTAACCGTTGGGATCTGCACGGACGTCGCCGGAGAATGCCACCGGCGGCGAGCAAACAGGAAGCAGAGGCAGGAGGTCAGTTTCTGGATCAAACCACGCCCGAGAAAATAATACGGAAACCGAATCTGAAAATTTTAGTCCCACGGATGAACTCGGTCAGTACCGTTCATGTAGTTCTTCTCCGGCTGGAAGTGGAAGCCGGTGCGCTGCCACTGCAGCATGGCGTTGCTCCACGGGTAGCCGCCGTTGCCGGAGTAGGTGCCCGGCGTCTTCTCCGACACGCCGTGCTCCGACGTAGCCGGTACGGAGGAGGCCACCGCGTCCGGATCCACCCGTCTGGC harbors:
- the LOC123406952 gene encoding sucrose:sucrose 1-fructosyltransferase-like: MASSRGILIPGTYEPLPFADANGQDDRPTSGGVRWRAWAAALAASAVAMLVVAAAVFGARRVDPDAVASSVPATSEHGVSEKTPGTYSGNGGYPWSNAMLQWQRTGFHFQPEKNYMNDPNGPVYYRGWYHFFYQHNPGGTGWGNISWGHAVSRDMVHWRHLPLAMVPDHWYDIEGVLTGSITVLPDGRVILLYTGNTETFAQVTCLAEAADPSDPLLREWVKHPANPVVFPPPGIGMKDYRDPTTAWFDSSDNTWRIIIGSKNDSDHSGVVFTYKTKDFVSYEMIPGYLYRGLAGTGMYECIDMYAVGGGRKASDMYNSTAEGVLYVLKESSDDDRRDYYALGRFDAAANTWTPIDAGLELGVALRYDYGRYDASKSFYDPVKQRRIVWGYVVETDSWTADAAKGWANLQSIPRTVELDEKTRANLIQWPVEELDTLRINTTDLSGITVGAGSVVSLPLHQTSQLDIEASFRLNASTIEALNEADVGYNCTTNGGAATRGALGPFGILVLANAALTEQTAVYFYVSKGLDGGLRTHFCHDELRSSHATDVAKEVVGSTVPVLDGEDFSVRVLVDHSIVQSFVMGGRLTATSRAYPTEAIYAAAGVYLFNNATSAAVIAEKLVVHDMDSSYNQIFTDDDLVLVD